A genomic region of Pyrus communis chromosome 14, drPyrComm1.1, whole genome shotgun sequence contains the following coding sequences:
- the LOC137714102 gene encoding putative E3 ubiquitin-protein ligase RF298 encodes MVNSGTGKGKGTSLGKGSKNKRKADPSPQNATNPGSPLTVTPQSELPSEECRKLSDNVLAEEGVVQPEEVEVGAFECADWDDPIACQLEELLQSYLQAIFRSAIKQVAEHGYSEEVAEKAVSRSGLYIGGKDPLANIVSDTLKFLKKEKDIDASNDQFVNLQHLVEYTMVEMISVVREVRLSLSVAEAMWWLLICDLNILLACTSEGDPFSALGFEESADSSSPQLSSEANSSETILPNPDEANSSKPLPAHAQSNPPETLKFGSFRFHSNSTHSHAPEEVTPEKDSLSSMLDSLEKCLGFTGENVQSKSQTYTSEEKSGAGLTGRTKKELAALRKKSFHTDRNYSAYGKRGGFKSGKVTIGGFVLEKRLKPPSEIPGGRATVASSKLSAEAGSAIPSSDGRHSASTKISSASLATGGTVTLPISYLRSTDPNLSQESCLENKSGPKANTPVGISPSPKTHDCCASLPCDDKSPGKNIPKDEIDELFLKVAPRLKGLVPLDYRAGIPYDKSLGMYVAQDEKDELILKLVPQLEELQNELESWTNWANEKIMQVSRRLSKERPELKILRQEKAEAEKFKKEKQMLEENTVKRISELENALNNATDQVEKATSNICRLELENSALKEERSTAKRMAIDSTARHQEALEREQNALKKARAWEGQRSALKEELETGKKKVAALQQDLGKAKNVHLQIEARWKREKIEKEKILAQADFIRKDREQHEALTKLEEDGIKLSAEYDMQEYMEDIRKVESKLSELKLKSDSTRIAALRRGAAGSFGGSPSDRKSGMATKGNQNFTSLKKVKNSQDLRQDRECVMCLSEEMSVVFLPCAHQVVCANCNELHKKQGMKDCPSCRTLIQQRINVQYAHP; translated from the exons ATGGTCAACAGTGGTACCGGAAAAGGCAAAGGGACATCCTTAGGAAAAGGCAGTAAGAACAAGAGAAAAGCTGACCCTTCCCCGCAGAATGCAACTAACCCTGGTTCGCCCCTAACCGTAACCCCTCAGAGCGAATTACCTTCAGAGGAATGTCGAAAATTGAGTGACAATGTGTTAGCTGAGGAGGGGGTGGTTCAGCCAGAAGAAGTGGAAGTGGGAGCTTTTGAGTGTGCAGATTGGGATGACCCAATTGCTTGCCAGCTTGAAGAACTACTACAGTCTTATTTGCAAGCAATTTTCCGGAGTGCAATTAAGCAGGTTGCTGAACATGGGTACAGTGAGGAGGTTGCTGAAAAGGCTGTTTCGAGAAGCGGCCTTTACATTGGCGGTAAAGACCCTCTAGCAAATATTGTTAGTGATACCCTGAAATTtcttaagaaagaaaaagatattgATGCTTCAAATGATCAGTTTGTTAATTTGCAGCACCTGGTGGAATACACAATGGTAGAAATGATCAGTGTGGTTAGGGAGGTAAGGCTATCCTTATCAGTTGCGGAAGCAATGTGGTGGCTGTTGATATGTGACTTAAACATTTTGCTAGCCTGCACATCGGAAGGAGATCCATTTAGTGCTCTTGGTTTTGAAGAATCTGCTGATTCTTCTTCTCCCCAATTAAGCTCAGAGGCAAATAGCTCTGAAACCATTCTTCCAAATCCCGATGAAGCCAATTCCTCAAAGCCACTGCCTGCCCATGCTCAAAGCAATCCTCCTGAAACACTCAAATTTGGAAGTTTCCGTTTCCATTCCAACAGCACGCATTCTCATGCACCTGAAGAGGTAACCCCTGAGAAAGATAGTTTGTCATCTATGCTAGATAGTCTGGAAAAATGCTTAGGATTCACTGGGGAAAATGTCCAATCAAAATCTCAGACATACACCTCTGAAGAAAAGTCAGGAGCTGGTCTAACAGGGCGCACCAAGAAAGAATTAGCAGCACTTCGTAAGAAGTCCTTCCATACGGATCGAAATTACAGCGCTTATGGGAAAAGAGGAGGCTTCAAATCAGGGAAAGTCACGATTGGTGGTTTTGTTCTGGAGAAGAGGCTAAAGCCTCCATCTGAAATTCCCGGAGGACGAGCAACAGTTGCATCCTCAAAGTTGAGTGCCGAAGCTGGATCCGCCATCCCTTCTTCAGATGGAAGACATAGTGCTTCAACCAAGATTTCATCTGCTTCACTAGCAACAGGTGGCACAGTAACATTACCTATATCTTACTTGCGATCCACAGATCCCAATCTTTCCCAGGAGTCTTGTTTGGAAAACAAATCTGGACCTAAGGCCAATACCCCGGTTGGCATCTCCCCATCCCCCAAGACTCATGATTGCTGTGCTAGCTTGCCATGTGATGACAAGTCTCCAGGAAAGAatatcccaaaagatgagatcGATGAGCTGTTTTTGAAGGTAGCTCCTCGGCTAAAGGGTCTTGTTCCTCTTGATTACCGTGCTGGCATCCCATATGATAAATCTCTAGGAATGTATGTCGCGCAAGATGAGAAGGATGAACTGATTTTAAAACTAGTTCCTCAGCTTGAGGAGCTGCAGAATGAACTAGAAAGCTGGACTAATTGGGCCAATGAGAAGATTATGCAGGTTTCTCGTAGGCTTAGTAAGGAACGACCTGAACTTAAAATACTGAGGCAAGAGAAGGCAGAAGCagagaaatttaaaaaagagaAACAGATGTTGGAGGAGAACACCGTGAAGAGAATCTCTGAGTTGGAGAATGCCTTAAATAATGCAACTGACCAGGTTGAGAAAGCTACCTCTAATATCTGTAGGCTTGAGTTGGAGAATTCCGCTCTGAAAGAGGAGAGGAGTACTGCCAAAAGAATGGCTATAGATTCGACTGCACGTCACCAGGAAGCATTAGAGAGGGAGCAGAATGCACTGAAAAAGGCCCGGGCATGGGAGGGGCAGAGGAGCGCATTGAAGGAAGAGCTTGAGACAGGAAAGAAGAAGGTGGCTGCACTGCAACAGGATTTAGGCAAGGCAAAAAATGTCCATCTTCAAATCGAG GCTAGATGGAAAAGGGAGAAGATAGAAAAGGAGAAAATACTTGCGCAGGCCGACTTCATAAGAAAAGACAGAGAACAACATGAAGCTTTGACAAAATTGGAGGAGGACGGGATCAAACTGAGCGCAGAATATGATATGCAGGAGTATATGGAAGACATCAGAAAAGTTGAGAGCAAGTTATCAGAACTTAAGTTGAAGTCCGACTCCACTAGAATTGCAGCACTAAGAAGGGGAGCTGCCGGAAGCTTTGGAGGTTCCCCGTCGGACAGAAAAAGTGGGATGGCAACAAAGGGAAACCAAAACTTTACCAGcctcaagaaggtaaagaattCCCAGGACTTGAGACAGGACCGCGAGTGTGTGATGTGCCTATCTGAGGAGATGTCGGTGGTGTTCCTTCCGTGTGCACATCAGGTTGTTTGTGCAAATTGCAATGAGCttcacaagaaacaaggaaTGAAGGATTGCCCTTCTTGTAGGACCCTGATTCAGCAGAGGATCAACGTGCAGTATGCTCATCCTTAG
- the LOC137716320 gene encoding uncharacterized protein, whose translation MLSLTPTNKNTTTMLKLLSRKLLRLCSRLGWRVCRRSRPKVVIKVFGKTSSRKSQPENEASGTHAPAAVHPNTDLKKERPIRVATFNAALFSMAPAVPKAEKFGNLDGENGGGSLKIHKHVSRTKSSGSERPKSILKQSPLHPNSMNNSENLTKQQKFSKSKLRVSINLPDNEISLLKNWQLSFSEGRAKEDAFSPVTGKSPLRSSRVRFSAVLRSGATADGDLYRSHRTVLEVLRELDADVLALQDVKAEEEKDMKPLSDLAAALGMNYVFAESWAPEYGNAILSKWPIKRSKVEKIFDDTDFRNVLKATIDVPETGEVNFHCTHLDHLDEGWRMRQINAIIQSSNEPHILAGGLNSLDESDYSQERWTDIVKYYEDMGKPRPKVEVMRYLKSKQYTDARDFEGEYESVVMIAKGQSVQGTCKYGTRVDYILASANSPYKFVPGSYSVFSSKGTSDHHIVRVDVVKVDNCGEENNSRRRQLKQKVTKITNPTSQSKGIRKIPHI comes from the exons ATGCTCTCTCTAACTCCCACCAACAAAAACACCACCACAATGCTCAAACTCCTCAGCAGGAAGCTCCTCCGCCTCTGCTCCCGCCTCGGCTGGCGGGTCTGCCGCCGCTCCCGCCCCAAAGTCGTCATAAAAGTTTTCGGAAAAACAAGCTCCAGAAAATCCCAACCCGAAAATGAAGCCAGTGGCACTCATGCGCCGGCGGCAGTACACCCCAATACCGACTTAAAAAAAGAGCGGCCGATTCGGGTGGCGACTTTCAACGCCGCCCTCTTCTCAATGGCACCGGCGGTTCCCAAAGCCGAGAAATTCGGGAACTTGGACGGCGAAAATGGAGGTGGTAGCTTGAAGATTCATAAACACGTCAGTCGAACAAAGTCTTCGGGAAGCGAACGTCCGAAGAGTATTCTGAAACAGAGTCCTCTGCATCCGAATTCGATGAACAACTCGGAGAATCTCACGAAGCAGCAGAAGTTTTCGAAATCCAAGTTAAGGGTTTCGATCAATCTTCCGGATAACGAGATTTCCCTGCTGAAAAACTGGCAATTGAGCTTTTCGGAAGGCAGAGCAAAGGAAGATGCTTTCTCTCCGGTAACTGGAAAATCTCCTCTGAGATCGTCGAGGGTGAGGTTTTCGGCAGTTTTGAGAAGTGGGGCGACGGCGGATGGAGATTTGTACAGAAGTCATCGGACGGTTCTTGAAGTTTTGAGAGAGCTGGATGCTGATGTTCTGGCGCTGCAGGATGTGAAggcggaggaggagaaggataTGAAGCCGCTGTCAGACTTGGCGGCGGCGTTGGGGATGAACTATGTTTTTGCCGAGAGCTGGGCCCCGGAGTACGGCAACGCCATCTTGTCGAAATGGCCGATTAAGCGGTCCAAGGTCGAGAAAATCTTCGATGACACCGATTTCAG GAATGTCCTGAAGGCCACTATTGATGTTCCTGAAACAGGAGAAGTCAACTTCCATTGCACCCACCTCGATCATCTTGATGAGGGCTGGAGGATGAGGCAGATTAATGCTATAATCCAATCAAGCAATGAGCCCCACATCTTGGCTGGAGGCCTCAATTCTTTGGATGAGTCAGACTACTCTCAAGAAAGATGGACTGATATTGTAAAG TATTATGAGGATATGGGTAAACCAAGGCCTAAGGTTGAAGTAATGAGATACTTGAAGAGCAAGCAGTACACAGATGCAAGGGACTTTGAAGGAGAATATGAGTCAGTAGTTATGATTGCCAAAGGCCAAA GTGTGCAGGGAACATGCAAGTATGGAACGAGAGTAGATTATATATTAGCATCTGCAAACTCACCTTACAAATTTGTTCCTGGATCATACTCAGTGTTTTCTTCCAAAGGGACATCAGATCATCATATAGTAAGAGTTGATGTTGTAAAAGTGGATAATTGTGGTGAAGAAAATAACAGCAGAAGAAGGCAGCTGAAGCAAAAAGTTACCAAGATAACAAACCCTACTTCCCAGTCAAAAGGAATACGGAAAATCCCACATATATGA